AATTATAGAGTCATGATGAGGTACAGTTTGGTAGTTAGCTAAGTTCAGAAGGTTGATGATTTCCGCCCATAAGTCTCTAACAAAATTAAAGCTTATATGAGATTACAGACATTTTATATTGCTCATAGAAAACTATAGGAACTAAAaggaacattttttatatttatttatttatttattggatagagacagccagaaatctagagagcgaaggagacagagagacacctgcacctcaccacttgtgaagtttcccgcctacaagtggggaccaggggattgaacctgggaccttgcgcactgtaatgtgtgtgcttaaccaggtgtgccaccacctggccctaaacatttttttattttttaatatttttattgggatttaatggcttacagtttatatagttgttgatacacatCTAAATatgctcaattttctgcaaaatactcttaccTACAACCTAGGACTTCCTCCACTATCATTCATCAGGGCCTGAAAGTACTTTTATCCAACCCCCCTGCACCCCTCATCCCCATAGTTCTTTACTTTGATGTAAAACAACAAACCAAATCcaaattctacttgtgttttccccttctattcttatttctcaactttttcctatgagtgagatcatcccatatccatgtACCCTTCTCTTACTGGCTTATGTCACctaacatcattccttcaagctccatgcaagatgaggtgaaaaaggtgaattcatcattcttagtagctgagtagtatttcatggtgtATATCcactacaactttctcaaccactcatctgttgttgggtacctaggttgcttccagcttttggctattacaaattgtgctgctatgaacataaatatacacaaatatttttgactccttaggatatatccccaggagaggaattgctgggtcatagggtaggtaatTTGCACCcttctgagttctccagactgctctccacagagcatagggattggaccaatttacattcccactggtgcaggaggcttcctttgtccccacaacctctccagatttgttgttgctgtcttttctGATGGATAATATTCTCACAGGGGCAAAGTGCTatcttattgttgtatttatctgcacttctctgacaatgacttggaacattttttcgtatatcttttggccttttggatctcttctttggtgaatattctgttcatattttctccctatttttggaggggtcatttgttgttgttgttgttgctgagtctggtgagttctttacatattttggttattagcctcttgtctaatgtatgacatgtaaGGAGGATCTTCTCCTTTCTGTAAGGAGCCTCTGGGTGATGGTTTACTTTGTTgctcagaagtttttcaatttgatgttgccattggtttatatttgtttttatctttcttgcaattggactGGAGTCACTGAATATGCCTAtagaatttagatggaaaagagttctgccaatatttttctctaagtattttatagtgtcTGCTCTAAAtgtttgatccatctggagtttacttttgtgtgtgatgagatgtagtggttcagttacaTTCCTTCAACACaacttttccaacaccatttgttgaagatactctcctttctccatttaatggtttgggcccccttgtcagaaattagatgtgcataggtgtAGGGGGCTTATTTCTGAGATTTGAAGTCTATTTCACTGGCcagtgtgtgtctatttttgttcaaaTAGCAAGCAATTTTGATTACTAATGgccctgtaatatagtttgacatctgggagcatgatgcctccagttctgacttctttctctctctctctttttccttttgcctccaggagtattgctggggcttggtgcctgcaagatgaatccattgatcctggaggctagtttttcattttttgatagcacagagagaaattgaaagaggagtggaagatagagtaggggagaaaaagaaacgcgcagacctgcttcactgtgtgtgaagtgactgccttgcaggtggggagctgggtgcttgaatcaGGATCTTTCAGAGGGTCTTTGCCCTTTCTACTATctatgtttaacctggtgtgctatcacttaccccctcccccagttctgttctttttgttCTCAAGACTGCATTGGTGAAAGAAATGAAATTTGAATAAATgccaatattttaataaaataatgctTGGGAGagattagaaaataataaaaggcttttttccttttcatatttctttttttctaaatttacttattttataatttattatcatttgttttATCTATTTAATGTGGTATAACAgagtgagaggggaagagagattgagagggacatttacacttgcagtactacttcagCTCTCATATGACTTCTCCCCAGCAAGaggggtctaggggcttgaacctggatccttgtgcactgtattgtgtacactcaactgcatgcaccaccacctggacttttttttttcaaatatctatGGTTAAATGCAACAGCAAAGTTAGAAAGGAATTGTAAACTTGCTACCCATCTGATGTTATTGATTGTTTGCTACTttcttgttttgatttttattttaaaatagctgACAACACTGATTATTCTGTGTCGGGCTAGTGTCACAGgcgggagagatgatccaggaaccaagctcgtggcggtagcaatacaaatctttattcatgcaggagccccagagtcgggaGTGAGTGCAGCTggttagtgcagctggttaagccacCGGTGTCTGCCTCCCGGTCTGCATGCCTGATCTGCTCTGCATGCCTGACCTCCTTTAGGTTGGGACATGGAAgaaagataaatcagaaacagaagtggcttttataggataaaaccggaagtggcaagtcggaaatggaaatggctaggaaagggggtggagaaaggaaaaaggcacgctgggaaggtagaacttccttagcaactgttgtggtgtttttaactggtgggattaactgcaggcagggcgggtcttgaggcagaaagaagatagatcaatgggaaaggtggggatctttcaggtaatacaatgattatgtaaatagaccatactcTCAGCAGTGCAGGACGGCTTAATGCCTGATaattctgcatttctctctttttctgtgtgctaagaaaagtgttttttccttctaattctggttattttaaaattaatttttatgatttcaaAAACATTCATTAAAGAAGACCAAAGGTTGCAGTACTGAAATCTATCAACCAAGATTGCAATACTTGCTAGTGGCAAAACTTCAGAAGGAAAATTTATGAGAATACAATAGAAAGGGGGGTAGAGGgtaagtggctgccaggagcagtggatttatagggctggcactgagccccagcaataaccctgttggcaataataaacaaataagcaaatacaaGAGTGAGTTCATGTTTGTTCATTTCTTAAgtccatatccccccccccatgccaaCTTGGGTTTGATATTGCTTTCAGTACTCAGTAAGGCAAGATTGATTTAGAAAATCGTAATGAAAATGTGATGTTTTAGTGTCAGAAACATAAGTGAAATAGATGAaaattattgctgctgctgctttctcttcctccttttcttctactttcccccctttcctttcttctactcctacacttcctcctcctcttttactATTGATCTCTGGGGATTTACCActttgagctgactttttcagataaaaaaggggttaggcagtggctcactgggttaagcacacatagtatgaagcataaagatctgcacaaggatcccagttcaagtccctggctccccacctgtgggggtgggggggagggggcttcacaagcagtgaagcagatctgcaggtgtctctctcacacctctgtctaccctccccatcaatttctctttatcctactgaatttttttttaaaaggggggccaCCAGAAGCCAACATtaagccccaagccccagcaactgtaggcaaaaaaaaaaaaaaaaaaaaaaaaagagacagagagagggaagacaccacagtTTCTTTTAATTCTGTAGGGGCTAGGTTCCAAtttgagtcatgcacatggcaaagcagtgaactCTCTGAGTAAACTTTTTACTGGCCCAATGACTGCCTATTTTTAATGACGGACTGCATGGTAGTATTGACAGCACTTGTGTTTTCTCAAGTAGTTTTCTCAGAATAGTTTTCAAGAACTTCAAACATGCCTTTCACCTTCATGTTATCTCTGTGATATGTGAAGTATTTTCAGTATCACCATATAACAGCTTGGGAGGCAGACAGGCTTAAAAGGCAGAAATCCAAAAGATGCTTCCCGTTTGACCAAATGCTTTCTTTCGTGTTCTGAAATTCAAGAATTTTCGTTTGATCTAATTAAAATCTGCTTTACTCAAAcagcattatttttatttgtgtaacTTTTTACATGTTACGGTAAAGGCTaaaaatgctttttaattttctttttgaaaagatGTTTAATGTAGTGGGAGTTTAACACTACAATCTACATGTGATTGTGCAGTTACTAATGTATTTGCATTAATTTTAATAGCATATTGCTTTCTTTAGTCTCACTCAGAGGTAAATGAAAGTACTTTCAACAGAAAGTATGCAACATAATATCAGCATAAAAATGCCTCAgtattgaacttaaaaaaaaatttttttaatcattttttaaaatatttatttattcccttttgttgctcttgttgatttattgttgtaattattattattgttgataccgatgttgtcattgttagataggtcagagagaaatagaggacaggaagacagagggggagagaaagacacctgcagacctgcttcactgcctgtgaagggatgcccctgcaggtggggagctaggggctcaaaccaggatccttacgccggtccttgcactttgtgccgtgtatgcttaacccgctgcactactatctGACTCCCAGTattgaacttaaaaaatattatttataaaaaagaaacactgaaaaaaaaaaccataggatgagaggggtacaactctacacaatttccatcaccagaactctgtatcccataccctcccatgatagttttcctattctttttttttaaaatattttattttatttatttattcccttttgttgcccttgttgttttattgttgtagttattattgtgttgttgtcgttgtcggataggacagagagaaacggagagaggaggggaagacagagagggggagagaaagatagacacctgcagacctgcttcaccgcctgtgaagcgactcccctgcaggtggggagccggggttcgaaccgggatccttatgccggtccttgtgctttgcgccacctgcgcttaacccgctgcgctacagcccgactcccgatagttttcctattctttaacactctgggagtatggacccagggtcattatggggtgcagaaggtggaaggtccggcttctgtaattgtttccccactgaacatgggcgttgacaggtcgatccatactcccaggctgtctctctctttccctagtgaggcggggatctgaggaggtggggctccaggacacattgatggggccgtatggccagggaagtctggttggcatcatgttagcatctggaacctaagctgaatatggccgcCAGATCATAtgaaatcaaatcgatggggtttacagtcaacaatatttatacactttttcccatatttgggagttactctcttctctgatacagctttctggtcctttttccagccatgacatcatctccccagacaataacttggatccacttgcatatcagatgtcaggctcagggaaaaaacaaacaaacaaactagtaaagtcaagggccctttggaatataactaaaataggactactaactatctacagaacgaaactccccccccccccccactcttcatctgaactattccagcctttaggttcatgattagccaacaatttgtttggctttatatgttaactcttctctcAGTATTGAACTTAATAAAACTAGGAAAACAGCATTTTCCTCAGGAATTATTATGAGCTATAGGATAGCTCTGGGAAAGCAAAATGACCACACATGTTTGTATACTCCCCTCTACCTCCTGCATAATCATAGTTGTGAATTGCACTCTTTCAAGGACACTGGACTAATCTATAACCTACACCATATTCTTGCAACATTGAGACTTAGGAGCTGGTGAGAGAGATCATCTCGACATGGGTTTGACTGAGATTCCAGTCTGTAGCATACCATGTGGGGCTATCATGGCACTGGGGGAGGCATCAGTGCTGTAGTGATGCATCCGGTCTTCTTGTGTGTCTTATTTGAAAAAGTCTGCAGGAAAAAGTCTGCAGGAAACTTTACCTGTTCAGGACCCTTATTCTTTTGGGTCCTGACTCCCAAAAGAATTGTGTAGGTCAGTTAACATATACTTCTAAATCTCTACATAAAGATTGAGAAGGATTCCCTGAATTTATCAGAACCCTTCTTcacattttcaaaaaaataacCAAATTGCAGCTTGGAAAGATGCTGAAAAATCGTTGGCCTTAGAATCAAGAATAAGTTATTATAAAAGATAtgacttttaaaaagataaagttaAGCTATCTTCTACCATGAATCAAGTATGAAACTTGAGGGGCTTCCATTTTATAGTAAAGTGAAACCCTGTTGCtggtttcttcttcctctttgactctttaataataaaaattttatctttCAGGAATATTGACTATGTCTATACTTAAGGTTACAAGTGCACAATAAAATCTCAGATTAATATTGAATGAAAATTTGGAGATTTAATGCATTTCATATTATatactttataattttaatttattcctttatgGTAGATGGGAAAAATGTTCTTAGTTCATCCATGCCATCCCCATGCATATTTCAAATATCACAAAGAAAAACTCTGATGTTGATGTACAAAGTGATGGAAGATTACCAATGGTTAGGAAGTacttaaaaatggttaaaacaagtgGAAGTTTGTAAAGAAGACTCCTAACTATAGAAAAATCCTAATAAGATCAATTTAGTGTTTTAGGTTGCTTTGAAATGTCTCTAGGAAAACTGTTTTCCACCTTTCTAGAACCCCACTGGCAAACTCTTGAAACAATTCTATTTACTTTGTTTAACAGCAGGGCTTGCTGCCTTGCATTGGGAAATGTGCCTTGTGGCTTGTGGTGCCACTGGTGTTTCGGGTTTCGGGTTTCCTTTATCATTGGTGGAGCTGGAGAATTGTCAGGTCTTTCTGAAGAACTCTTATTTCTGTAGCATGTAAGGGGAGTGGTGTTCAATGGTCTTGCAGGCGTGCACACACAACTaagagatattttctttttcaggaaTATGAAAAGGCCACTCTTGGGGATAGGTGTAAGGAGACAAACCAACTGTCACTTCCGAGGGGGATAAATTTGATTCCTTTGTGTTCTTATCTTTACCCCCTTTCAACTTCACTGATTTACCTCTGGTGTGTTGCAGAAGAGGGAAACAAGGATAGGGGAAAATGCTTAATTTGAGCACTTGTGGCAGTGAATGAGTGAGAGTAGATGGGTCCCAGAAAGGTAACTTTGATTATAACCTCAGTTCATGACAAGGACTTAGATACTGCCATGCCCAGCACCATAGATGTATCTAGTACTTGTGACTGACACAACTGTCTAGGGAAGGTATATGAAGAACACACGTTTCttgttcattcatccattcacacAACAAATAATATATTGAGTGCTACCATGTGCCAGGTGCTGTCTAAGTATTAGAATTCCAGCCACAAACCAAATTCTTGCCCTGTGGAAGCTTACATCTTAATGAGATTTTCATTCGACATTGTCTACATTCTTATTACATGGTACAATGGCTAAGCCATTTCTCAAGTGTCTTAAGaattgaataaaaaatttaaaatagaaatttttctgttctgttgtcagGCTAGGGGAatttgaatttaaaaattaaagtaagaaaagggaggaaggagtagataggtagatagatgttGTTTAAACTAAGAATGGTGAGACAAAAATAGTATGAAGAAGACTTTCTtagatatgtgtgtatatatacatatatatgcatgtatacataTGCTACATTTATGGATAacttataataatataattattataatgTAACTTATTATAATATTGTGTATTATATTTCATCTACACAGTATCTTTTTCTAGTTTATGTTCTTCATATGTTGTAGATGTAGCttacacaaaaaataaaaatataatagtagTTCTATTTAGATTTTTGTAGATTTAACTTCGATACTACAAAGCTGGAATCTGGGCTAAGGTTgcattaattttataaatcaattttgGGAGAAGTTAAATGTTGTATATACTATATCATTCATCTAGAAACAAGTTATAGTTCTGTATTTAATtctactttaatattttaaagtaaagtcTTTATAATTTCTCCTgtaaaatgatattttagtgtgttgggtggtagcgtagcaggtttaGCTCATCACAGAAAgctaatatatatatcttatatataatccaaggactccataacacccaaccaaaaagaggtgtgtactcttatgttcatagcagcacaattcacaatagctaaaaccaggaagcaacccaggtgcccaacaacagatgagtggctgagaaagctgtggtatatatacacaatggaataatatgcagctatcaagaacaatgaacccaccttcgctgacccatcttggacagagctagaaggaattatgttaagtgagctaagtcagaaagataaagatgagtatgggatgatcccactcatcaacggaagttgagtaagaagatctgaaagggaaactaaaagc
The DNA window shown above is from Erinaceus europaeus chromosome 2, mEriEur2.1, whole genome shotgun sequence and carries:
- the DLC1 gene encoding rho GTPase-activating protein 7 isoform X9 translates to MGDPEDHVMARPQRAPLRRSFSDHIRDSTARALDVIWKNTRDRRLAGKSVKLKGGKDKNTKESNLSPSEVTVGLSPYTYPQEWPFHIPEKENIS